One window from the genome of Paraneptunicella aestuarii encodes:
- a CDS encoding TonB-dependent receptor codes for MAVAQEQATGNGNRPENVETIQVRGIRASMVRAMDVKKESGGVVDAISAEDIGKFPDTNLAESLQRISGVSIDRSGGEGQLITVRGFGPQFNTVLVNGRQIASENQSRAFSFDTIASELVSSLDVHKTSTATMQSGGVGSTINVNTAKPFSIKGFKVAGSVKGVYDENSEEATPQVSALISNTFDNERFGVLLAVSHQERDTRLNQAQMDGWLENVGIPNPQTESGADWNGTVFSPRNYDHKVTFENRKRTNANLVFQYALNDDATLTADVLYSDFDVETNATSYGHWFTAPNVQGVNDDGSLFDADGNRVRPTVDENGTVIDLYQEVGLATDMHAKKFDRLTDTIAYGLNLDWNVNDKLNLKFDLSHSEAEREANNGRGNQLSLIGYANRVRFQVDDNILPVASMFADANGNIYSGQQEIDGAIGVSPIDGFPAYDPNVPPAGVSDLLDPANSRAHVMLRRGWAVDDKITQFRLDGDYMGDQGIAKAKFGLQYSKETKALTRWDNEGVGIHCTYCGYPDVPGIPASAQYVFDAGSDFLSGVSGSGRMPTQWLAHDGEAHFVYLEQQSGLSFDAVRRNNSFEVEEETIAAYLELDFEGEIGGMPLFVTTGVRVEQTDVKVTGTEAPIIGLTILDQTEMLAQFGDAQAFSVNNDYDAILPNFSAKLELTDDLIARVAASKTLTRPTLESMSPVTVITTTRQGGDLTSTSGNPELEPFESDNFDLSLEWYYGDASYASVGYFKKDVANFIVNAQEDRTFVTASGGTLVDPSTGSDSGAADADDAVAVFTNTLPNNGENATVDGIEVAWQHTLDSGFGVLANATFVDSNADLDPADTTQVFAVTGLSDSLNLVGFYEDGPLQVRLAWNWRDEFVQSLTQVQGDGPTIVEDYHQLDMSGSYDISDNITVFFEGINLTEEYVHKRGRFANHLLLVEDSGRRWALGVRGSF; via the coding sequence ATGGCGGTTGCTCAGGAGCAAGCTACAGGAAACGGTAATCGTCCGGAAAACGTTGAAACCATTCAGGTTCGCGGTATTCGCGCCAGTATGGTTCGTGCTATGGACGTGAAAAAAGAATCGGGTGGGGTGGTTGATGCTATTTCTGCTGAAGATATCGGTAAATTTCCAGACACTAACCTTGCAGAATCACTACAGCGTATTTCTGGGGTATCAATTGACCGCTCAGGCGGTGAAGGTCAGCTAATTACAGTACGTGGTTTTGGCCCGCAGTTTAATACGGTATTGGTCAACGGACGCCAAATCGCCTCTGAAAACCAAAGCCGTGCCTTTAGTTTTGATACTATTGCATCGGAATTGGTTAGCAGCCTGGATGTACATAAAACCTCAACCGCGACCATGCAATCGGGTGGTGTAGGTTCCACCATTAACGTGAACACAGCGAAACCTTTCAGCATTAAAGGCTTTAAGGTAGCGGGTAGCGTTAAAGGTGTGTACGACGAAAACAGCGAAGAAGCGACCCCTCAGGTTTCTGCCTTGATCAGCAATACCTTCGACAATGAACGTTTTGGCGTGTTGTTGGCGGTCTCGCATCAAGAGCGTGACACCCGTTTGAATCAGGCGCAAATGGACGGTTGGTTGGAAAACGTCGGTATTCCCAATCCTCAAACTGAAAGTGGTGCGGATTGGAACGGAACGGTATTTTCACCTCGTAACTATGACCACAAGGTGACATTTGAAAACCGTAAGCGCACTAACGCGAATCTGGTTTTCCAGTATGCATTGAATGACGATGCGACCTTAACCGCTGATGTTTTGTATTCTGACTTTGACGTCGAAACCAATGCCACTTCTTACGGTCACTGGTTTACTGCGCCCAACGTTCAAGGCGTTAACGACGATGGCAGTCTGTTTGATGCCGATGGTAATCGTGTTCGCCCTACGGTGGATGAAAACGGCACGGTTATCGACTTGTATCAGGAAGTGGGTTTGGCAACGGACATGCACGCCAAGAAGTTCGACCGACTAACCGACACTATCGCTTACGGTTTGAACCTGGACTGGAATGTGAATGATAAGTTGAACCTGAAGTTCGATTTGTCGCATTCAGAAGCCGAGCGTGAAGCCAATAATGGTCGCGGTAATCAGCTTTCATTGATTGGTTATGCCAACCGTGTGCGTTTTCAGGTAGACGATAATATCCTCCCTGTTGCCAGCATGTTCGCTGATGCCAATGGCAATATTTACAGTGGTCAGCAAGAAATTGATGGTGCAATTGGTGTGTCTCCTATTGATGGATTCCCTGCCTATGACCCTAACGTTCCACCTGCGGGCGTCAGTGATTTGCTGGATCCTGCGAATAGCCGTGCTCACGTTATGTTACGCCGTGGCTGGGCGGTAGATGATAAAATCACTCAGTTCCGCCTGGATGGCGATTATATGGGCGATCAAGGTATCGCTAAAGCCAAGTTTGGCTTGCAATACAGTAAGGAAACCAAAGCGTTGACTCGTTGGGATAACGAAGGCGTAGGCATTCATTGTACTTACTGCGGTTATCCTGATGTGCCGGGGATTCCTGCGTCGGCGCAATATGTCTTTGATGCGGGCAGCGACTTCCTAAGTGGCGTAAGTGGCAGTGGCAGAATGCCGACTCAGTGGTTGGCGCATGACGGTGAAGCGCACTTCGTGTATTTGGAACAGCAATCAGGCTTAAGCTTTGATGCAGTACGTCGTAATAACTCTTTTGAAGTGGAAGAGGAAACTATTGCGGCGTATTTGGAATTGGACTTTGAAGGTGAAATTGGCGGTATGCCGTTGTTTGTGACAACCGGTGTACGCGTTGAGCAAACCGATGTAAAAGTAACGGGTACTGAAGCGCCAATTATCGGCTTAACCATTCTGGATCAAACAGAAATGTTAGCTCAGTTTGGTGATGCACAGGCTTTCTCTGTTAACAATGACTATGATGCGATCCTGCCGAATTTCAGCGCTAAATTGGAATTGACCGATGACCTGATTGCTCGCGTAGCCGCGTCGAAAACCTTGACTCGCCCAACATTGGAAAGCATGTCGCCAGTCACGGTGATCACAACGACTCGTCAGGGCGGGGACTTAACCTCGACTTCGGGTAACCCCGAGTTGGAGCCTTTTGAGTCTGACAACTTCGATTTGTCGTTGGAGTGGTACTACGGTGATGCCAGTTATGCCTCTGTAGGATACTTCAAAAAAGACGTAGCGAACTTTATTGTTAATGCTCAGGAAGACCGTACTTTTGTTACAGCTTCTGGCGGCACCTTGGTTGACCCTTCCACTGGCAGTGATTCAGGTGCAGCAGATGCTGATGACGCGGTTGCCGTGTTTACCAATACCTTGCCGAACAATGGTGAAAATGCCACAGTGGACGGCATTGAAGTGGCTTGGCAACATACGCTGGATTCTGGCTTTGGTGTTTTGGCTAACGCCACTTTTGTAGATAGCAATGCGGATCTTGATCCGGCTGATACTACTCAGGTGTTTGCTGTGACGGGGTTGAGCGATTCATTGAACCTTGTTGGCTTCTATGAAGACGGCCCATTGCAAGTACGTTTGGCCTGGAACTGGCGTGATGAGTTCGTTCAGTCGTTAACTCAGGTTCAAGGTGATGGCCCAACGATTGTTGAGGATTATCATCAATTGGATATGAGTGGTAGTTACGATATTAGCGATAACATCACGGTATTCTTTGAAGGTATTAACCTGACAGAAGAGTATGTTCATAAGCGTGGTCGCTTTGCCAACCATTTGTTGTTGGTTGAAGACAGTGGTCGCCGTTGGGCATTAGGCGTAAGAGGCAGCTTTTAA